A window of Polaribacter litorisediminis contains these coding sequences:
- a CDS encoding RNA methyltransferase has product MRKLKNNELHRISVDEFKSTQKTPLIVVLDNIRSLNNIGSVFRTSDAFLIEKIYLCGICATPPNKDIHKTALGATESVAWEYVEDTLALVEKLKAENVKVLAIEQAENSTKLDTFYPKKNQKYAIVMGNEVKGVQQAVVNASDFCIEIPQLGTKHSLNISVTTGVVLWDLFTKLKK; this is encoded by the coding sequence ATGAGAAAACTAAAAAATAACGAATTACATAGAATTTCAGTTGATGAATTTAAATCGACCCAAAAAACGCCTTTAATAGTGGTTCTTGACAATATTAGAAGTTTAAATAATATTGGTTCTGTTTTTAGAACGAGTGATGCTTTTTTGATAGAAAAAATTTATTTATGCGGAATTTGCGCAACCCCACCAAACAAGGATATTCATAAAACTGCCTTGGGCGCCACAGAATCTGTTGCATGGGAATATGTAGAGGATACTTTAGCGTTAGTTGAAAAATTAAAAGCTGAAAATGTAAAAGTTTTGGCGATTGAACAAGCAGAAAACAGCACAAAATTAGATACTTTTTATCCGAAGAAAAACCAGAAATATGCCATTGTAATGGGAAATGAAGTAAAAGGTGTGCAGCAAGCCGTTGTGAATGCCAGCGATTTTTGTATTGAAATTCCGCAATTGGGCACCAAACATTCTTTAAATATTTCTGTAACCACAGGAGTAGTGCTTTGGGATTTGTTTACCAAGTTGAAAAAATAA
- the mutS gene encoding DNA mismatch repair protein MutS: MKQYNAIKIKYPDAMLLFRVGDFYETFGEDAKKAAGILGIILTKRGAGSESETALAGFPHHSLNTYLPKLVKAGMRVAICDQLEDPKMTKTIVKRGVTELVTPGVSLNDEVLQSKTNNFLAAVHFEKKQLGISFLDVSTGEYLVAQGTAEYIDKLLQNFSPSEVLVQKQHKQQFLELFENRYYTFYLDDWVFQKEYANETLQNHFEVKSLKGFGIEDIKTGIIAAGAVLYYLSETQHNQLKHIQHISRIAEDNYVWMDRFTIRNLELYNPNSVNAVTLLNVIDKTISPMGGRLLKRWLALPLKNIEAIKNRHELVKFFIDSDDFSKTVTYQLKQISDLERLISKVATGKASPREIVLLKNSLKAILPIKASAEKSKNKTVKELGHQLHPCEDLIHKISETLFDEAPVNINKGNAIAPNVHQELDDLRAISSTGKKYLDDMLARETERTGISSLKISFNNVFGYYIEVRNSHKDKVPTEWIRKQTLVNAERYITEELKEYETKILGAEEKIQKIEQEIFSKLLQYIIQFVHVVQENAQIIAKIDCLRSFSVLAVDNNYVRPQMDESTDLEIKNGRHPVIEKQLPIDQTYIANDVVLNRNQQQIIMITGPNMSGKSAILRQTALIVLLAQMGSYVPAQNAKIGIVDKIFTRVGASDNISMGESTFMVEMNETASILNNVSERSLILLDEIGRGTSTYDGISIAWAISEFLHEHPTKAKTLFATHYHELNEMTATFERIKNFNVSVKELKDNIIFLRKLVSGGSNHSFGIHVAKLAGMPNMVIHRANKILAQLEKNNKNEDVKNALKQTQHEEMQLSFFQLDDPLLENIREEILTINIDTLTPIEALMKLNEIKRMLVKK; the protein is encoded by the coding sequence ATGAAACAATACAATGCCATCAAGATTAAATATCCTGATGCTATGTTGCTTTTTCGTGTAGGAGATTTCTATGAAACTTTTGGGGAAGATGCTAAAAAAGCAGCGGGAATTTTAGGCATAATTCTTACCAAACGAGGCGCTGGAAGTGAAAGTGAAACAGCGTTGGCAGGTTTTCCGCATCACTCTTTAAATACCTATTTGCCAAAGTTAGTAAAAGCAGGTATGCGTGTGGCCATTTGCGATCAATTAGAAGATCCTAAAATGACCAAAACTATTGTAAAACGTGGGGTAACGGAATTGGTAACGCCAGGTGTTTCTTTAAACGACGAAGTTTTACAAAGTAAAACGAACAACTTTTTAGCCGCAGTTCATTTTGAAAAAAAACAACTCGGAATCTCCTTTTTAGATGTTTCTACTGGTGAATATTTAGTGGCACAAGGAACGGCTGAATACATCGATAAATTATTGCAAAATTTTTCTCCTAGCGAAGTTTTAGTACAAAAACAACACAAACAACAATTTTTAGAATTGTTTGAAAATAGATATTATACGTTTTATTTAGATGATTGGGTGTTTCAAAAGGAATATGCCAACGAGACGTTACAAAATCATTTTGAAGTTAAAAGCTTAAAAGGTTTTGGAATTGAAGATATAAAAACCGGCATTATCGCCGCCGGTGCTGTGCTATACTATTTATCAGAAACGCAACACAATCAGTTAAAACATATTCAACATATTAGCAGAATTGCGGAAGATAATTATGTTTGGATGGATCGTTTTACCATCAGAAATTTAGAGTTGTATAATCCTAATTCTGTAAATGCAGTCACGCTTTTAAACGTTATTGACAAAACTATTTCACCCATGGGCGGAAGGCTGTTAAAACGTTGGTTGGCGCTTCCTTTAAAAAATATTGAAGCCATTAAAAATCGGCATGAATTGGTAAAATTTTTTATAGATTCTGATGATTTTTCAAAAACAGTTACTTATCAATTAAAACAAATATCAGATCTAGAACGATTAATTTCTAAAGTTGCTACCGGCAAGGCGTCGCCAAGAGAAATTGTATTGCTAAAAAACTCTCTAAAAGCAATTTTACCCATTAAAGCATCCGCAGAAAAAAGCAAAAATAAAACGGTAAAAGAACTCGGTCATCAACTGCATCCTTGTGAAGATTTAATTCATAAAATTTCTGAAACTTTATTTGATGAAGCCCCGGTAAACATCAACAAAGGAAACGCAATTGCCCCGAACGTACATCAAGAATTAGATGATTTACGTGCTATTTCATCCACCGGAAAAAAGTATTTGGATGACATGTTGGCTCGAGAAACGGAACGCACCGGAATCTCTAGTTTAAAGATTTCGTTTAACAACGTTTTTGGGTATTATATTGAGGTTAGAAACTCGCACAAAGATAAAGTTCCAACAGAATGGATTCGGAAACAAACCTTGGTGAATGCCGAGCGTTATATTACCGAAGAACTTAAAGAATACGAAACTAAAATTTTAGGCGCGGAAGAAAAAATTCAAAAAATAGAACAAGAAATCTTTTCTAAATTATTACAATACATCATTCAATTTGTACACGTGGTGCAAGAAAATGCACAAATCATTGCAAAAATTGATTGTTTGCGTTCTTTTTCAGTGTTAGCAGTTGACAACAATTATGTGCGACCACAAATGGATGAAAGTACCGATTTAGAGATTAAAAACGGGCGTCATCCTGTTATTGAAAAACAGCTACCGATCGATCAAACCTATATTGCCAATGATGTGGTGTTGAATAGAAATCAGCAACAAATTATCATGATTACTGGCCCAAACATGTCTGGTAAATCGGCTATTTTAAGACAAACTGCTTTGATTGTTTTATTGGCTCAAATGGGAAGTTATGTGCCTGCTCAAAATGCTAAAATTGGTATTGTTGATAAGATTTTTACACGCGTTGGTGCAAGTGATAATATTTCTATGGGCGAATCTACTTTTATGGTAGAAATGAATGAAACGGCGTCGATCTTAAACAACGTTTCTGAGCGTAGTTTAATTTTATTAGATGAAATAGGGCGCGGAACTTCTACCTATGACGGAATTTCTATTGCTTGGGCAATTTCAGAGTTTTTGCACGAACATCCTACAAAAGCAAAAACGTTATTTGCAACACATTATCACGAACTGAATGAAATGACGGCTACTTTTGAGCGCATTAAAAACTTTAATGTGTCTGTAAAAGAATTGAAAGACAATATTATTTTCTTACGTAAATTGGTTTCTGGAGGCTCAAACCATAGTTTTGGTATTCATGTTGCTAAATTAGCTGGAATGCCAAATATGGTGATCCATAGAGCGAATAAAATATTGGCACAATTAGAAAAAAACAACAAAAACGAAGACGTTAAAAATGCGTTAAAACAAACACAACATGAAGAAATGCAGCTCAGTTTTTTTCAGTTAGACGACCCGCTTTTAGAAAATATTCGTGAAGAAATATTAACCATAAATATTGATACCTTAACGCCTATTGAAGCCTTAATGAAATTGAATGAGATTAAGCGAATGTTGGTTAAGAAATAG